A section of the Methanosarcina mazei S-6 genome encodes:
- a CDS encoding thiamine pyrophosphate-dependent enzyme, with product MKEETIHETACNGFEALYFAVLDSDVALITGVPGYPVTSLMELFLKTCGSTETETGSSIISSPDISRTGNGSDINGSDINGSDINGSDINSSNISRSNKSCLPEVNCPAYRASWLTNEKVALEVALGASVSGRRALVLVKHVGMNLLSDPLITSVTHTIGAGLIIIAGDDPGVKGSQNEQDSRWYGKIAEVAVFDPSSPETAYRSLRRAYELSEERHIPVIIRVTAGLEKSKGKIKRFPAPSVLHPEFDRSIWKLRMVEKHEHFHSKVYPMLEYESENTDLNEIREKVKREDAERTEGEKSFGVISSGFASSLVEEVLVKSGKHKKISHFVLNLVNPLPLKKIGVFLKDKQKVLVVEESEPFIEEQIRIEGNVYGKKTGHLPYGQVTSKDIDFALEHIEEEKVSRPADPGLIESRKKSRASICEDCPYLPLYNFLRISGVRVAGDMGCSVRSAPEPLSAVDVSFALGSAISVACGFERKGIAVIGDFALAHSGILGLLNAVSEGHEVLVLVLQNEVAAMTGGQKVPDLRKVIEAIVPDVSVFDMDGRKEKEQASGSELSDLITEKLALPGISVIFIKGVCRKY from the coding sequence TTGAAAGAAGAAACAATACATGAAACCGCATGCAATGGGTTTGAAGCCCTTTATTTTGCTGTCCTTGACAGTGATGTCGCACTTATAACAGGAGTCCCCGGGTACCCTGTCACCTCCCTGATGGAGCTTTTTTTGAAAACATGCGGTTCAACTGAAACTGAAACCGGAAGTTCAATTATAAGCAGTCCAGATATAAGCCGTACAGGAAACGGTTCAGATATAAACGGTTCAGATATAAACGGTTCAGATATAAACGGTTCAGATATAAACAGTTCGAATATAAGCAGATCAAATAAAAGCTGTTTACCTGAAGTAAACTGTCCAGCTTACAGAGCCAGCTGGCTTACGAATGAGAAAGTTGCCCTGGAAGTAGCTCTTGGAGCCTCCGTATCAGGCAGAAGGGCTCTTGTGCTTGTAAAGCACGTTGGCATGAATCTCCTTTCCGACCCCCTCATAACCTCGGTTACGCATACCATCGGAGCAGGTCTGATAATCATTGCAGGAGACGACCCCGGTGTAAAAGGCTCTCAAAATGAGCAGGACTCTCGCTGGTATGGCAAAATAGCCGAAGTCGCTGTATTCGACCCAAGTAGTCCCGAAACTGCCTACAGGTCTCTAAGAAGGGCTTATGAGCTTTCTGAAGAAAGGCATATTCCGGTTATAATCAGGGTAACTGCTGGTCTGGAGAAGAGCAAAGGAAAAATCAAGCGCTTCCCAGCACCTTCAGTCCTCCACCCCGAATTTGACCGCTCAATCTGGAAACTCCGGATGGTGGAAAAACACGAGCATTTTCACTCCAAAGTTTATCCTATGCTTGAATACGAATCTGAAAATACTGACCTGAACGAAATAAGGGAGAAGGTTAAAAGAGAAGATGCCGAGCGGACTGAAGGAGAAAAAAGCTTTGGAGTCATATCTTCCGGTTTCGCGTCCTCTCTTGTCGAAGAAGTATTGGTAAAATCAGGAAAACATAAGAAAATTTCTCATTTTGTCCTTAACCTTGTAAACCCTCTTCCCCTGAAGAAGATAGGAGTTTTTCTGAAAGACAAACAGAAAGTGCTGGTGGTTGAAGAGTCCGAACCCTTTATAGAAGAGCAGATACGCATTGAGGGTAATGTTTACGGCAAAAAAACAGGACATCTCCCATACGGTCAGGTGACCTCTAAAGACATTGACTTTGCCCTTGAACACATCGAAGAAGAAAAAGTCTCGAGACCAGCAGACCCCGGGCTTATAGAATCCAGAAAAAAAAGCAGGGCTTCAATCTGTGAGGACTGCCCCTATCTCCCCCTTTACAATTTTCTCCGCATATCCGGTGTCCGGGTTGCAGGGGATATGGGCTGTTCCGTCCGGAGCGCTCCGGAACCACTTTCTGCGGTTGATGTCAGCTTCGCCCTGGGTTCGGCAATTTCTGTTGCCTGTGGGTTTGAGAGAAAAGGAATAGCTGTAATAGGGGACTTTGCCCTTGCCCATTCCGGCATCCTCGGACTCTTAAACGCTGTAAGCGAAGGCCATGAAGTACTTGTGCTCGTACTCCAGAACGAAGTAGCAGCCATGACAGGAGGGCAGAAAGTCCCTGACCTCAGGAAAGTGATAGAAGCGATAGTTCCTGATGTATCAGTATTCGATATGGACGGCAGGAAGGAAAAAGAACAGGCATCCGGCTCAGAACTTTCTGACCTTATAACAGAGAAACTCGCTCTTCCGGGCATTTCAGTTATTTTTATAAAAGGAGTATGCAGAAAATATTGA
- a CDS encoding flavodoxin family protein produces the protein MKVLGINGSARKDGNTAILIKTVFDELMKEGIETELIQLSENRIEGCRACHKNKDKQCVITDDFFNECLAKMIASDGIILGSPVYSAGVTSQMKALVDRASMVLAGNKGLLKHKVGASVIAARRGGAISAFDTLNNFLYSKEMILTGSSYWNMVYGNAIGEVEQDKEGIENMKNLGQNMAWILKKIHSS, from the coding sequence ATGAAAGTTTTAGGTATTAACGGAAGCGCGAGAAAAGACGGTAATACCGCAATCCTGATTAAAACGGTATTTGATGAGCTCATGAAAGAAGGGATTGAAACCGAACTCATTCAGCTTTCAGAAAACAGAATAGAAGGCTGCAGAGCCTGTCATAAAAATAAGGATAAGCAATGTGTAATTACAGATGATTTTTTCAATGAATGCCTTGCAAAAATGATAGCTTCAGATGGGATTATTCTTGGTTCTCCGGTATATTCTGCCGGTGTGACTTCTCAAATGAAAGCCTTAGTTGACAGAGCAAGTATGGTACTGGCAGGAAATAAAGGGTTACTTAAACATAAAGTTGGAGCATCCGTTATAGCTGCTCGCCGCGGCGGAGCTATCAGTGCTTTTGATACCCTGAATAACTTCCTGTACAGTAAAGAGATGATCCTTACAGGCTCAAGTTACTGGAATATGGTTTACGGAAACGCCATAGGAGAAGTCGAACAGGATAAAGAAGGCATTGAAAATATGAAAAATCTCGGACAAAATATGGCATGGATTTTGAAGAAAATCCATAGTAGTTGA
- the radC gene encoding RadC family protein, translated as MEVSKIRIHDLPEEERPRERLIKNGPESLSNAELLGIVLRTGSREENVISLCSRILMEYNIKQLSLANVSKLMQVNGIGKAKAAQIAAVFELARRLETFVEEPKRKISSPKDVYTLMYPKMREQKKEKFITLYLDTKNQILKEEVVSIGSLNASIVHPREVFKSALMESSASVIMVHNHPSGDPSPSREDIMVTEKLVEGGKLLGIDILDHIIIGDGRYVSLKDEGFVK; from the coding sequence ATGGAAGTAAGTAAAATAAGGATTCATGACCTTCCTGAAGAAGAACGACCGAGGGAACGGCTCATTAAGAACGGGCCTGAATCCCTTTCAAATGCTGAGCTTCTCGGGATAGTCCTGAGGACAGGCTCAAGGGAAGAAAATGTTATCAGCCTGTGCAGCCGGATACTCATGGAGTATAATATCAAGCAGCTCAGCCTTGCAAACGTTTCAAAGCTTATGCAGGTCAATGGGATAGGAAAGGCAAAAGCTGCACAGATAGCTGCGGTTTTTGAACTCGCAAGGCGGCTTGAAACCTTTGTGGAAGAGCCAAAAAGAAAAATATCTTCCCCAAAGGACGTCTATACCCTGATGTATCCTAAAATGCGTGAACAAAAAAAAGAAAAATTTATAACGCTCTATCTTGATACAAAAAACCAGATACTTAAAGAAGAAGTGGTATCCATAGGCAGCCTGAATGCCAGTATCGTTCATCCGCGAGAGGTTTTTAAATCTGCACTTATGGAATCCTCGGCGTCCGTAATCATGGTCCATAACCATCCCTCTGGAGACCCGAGCCCGAGCAGGGAAGATATAATGGTTACTGAAAAACTGGTAGAAGGAGGAAAACTCCTTGGAATCGACATCCTTGACCACATAATTATAGGGGATGGCAGGTACGTAAGCCTTAAAGACGAAGGGTTTGTTAAATGA
- the mmp11 gene encoding methanogenesis marker protein 11, which yields MGFRQTIILPLSIPFKKEVFGITKHINACALDNRQTEEVNLDDPYTVPYRGIYAVCDAKNEYAEIIEHSNCYSGAAWSLYHYAKSPLILKARSTGNMIRYFMKTGTSNLELKPSVAAAGIESVIVQGDEVEITYAGLGGGGVGATRCRAFADGVLHYRISESGGERCAKGTVVVPRRDRILIGIDDTDSKDVGATWTLTHNIARQLDCQESVYLSHSLVQLFPVPEKTQNCMSTVLEFGCVDDKAKSKLLSSFKKALEKYSASKETGLVVLSDFYAKGLYSYSNRCRTERVLKEDSLRCAEENNVEVLLDGNGVIGALASLPWFGRPEESIIPGTEIKPMCMEKTS from the coding sequence ATGGGCTTTCGACAAACAATTATCCTCCCACTTTCTATCCCCTTTAAAAAGGAGGTCTTCGGCATTACAAAACATATAAACGCCTGTGCACTGGACAACAGACAGACTGAGGAAGTAAATCTTGATGATCCTTACACCGTGCCTTACCGGGGCATTTATGCGGTCTGTGACGCGAAAAACGAATACGCGGAAATTATTGAACACTCCAACTGCTATAGCGGGGCAGCATGGTCACTTTACCACTATGCAAAATCTCCACTTATCCTGAAAGCCCGTTCAACGGGAAATATGATCCGTTATTTTATGAAAACCGGAACCTCAAATCTCGAACTCAAACCCTCGGTTGCAGCCGCAGGCATTGAATCCGTAATCGTTCAGGGGGACGAAGTTGAGATCACCTATGCAGGGCTGGGGGGCGGAGGCGTCGGCGCAACTCGCTGCAGGGCATTTGCAGACGGAGTTCTACATTACAGGATATCAGAATCCGGAGGAGAGCGCTGTGCAAAAGGGACCGTTGTAGTTCCACGAAGGGACCGTATCCTTATCGGCATAGATGATACGGATTCAAAGGATGTGGGAGCTACCTGGACCCTGACACATAATATTGCAAGACAGCTCGACTGCCAGGAATCTGTTTATCTTTCACATTCCCTTGTCCAGCTCTTCCCTGTACCTGAAAAAACCCAGAACTGCATGTCAACGGTTCTGGAGTTCGGATGTGTCGATGATAAGGCAAAGTCAAAGCTGCTCAGTTCTTTTAAAAAAGCACTTGAAAAGTACAGTGCATCAAAAGAAACAGGGCTTGTAGTATTATCTGATTTTTATGCAAAAGGGCTTTACTCTTACAGCAACCGCTGCCGTACTGAAAGAGTTTTAAAAGAGGATTCCCTGCGCTGTGCTGAAGAAAACAATGTGGAAGTCCTGCTTGACGGCAATGGGGTAATAGGTGCTCTTGCCTCCCTCCCCTGGTTCGGAAGACCCGAAGAATCTATTATCCCGGGGACCGAAATAAAGCCGATGTGTATGGAAAAAACCAGCTGA